In candidate division WOR-3 bacterium, the sequence CCACAAAACATTGCGCGGACCACGCGGCGGGATGATTCTTTGCAAGCAGGAGTTTGCTCAAAAGATAGATAAGGCAATTTTCCCAGGAATTCAGGGCGGCCCTTTGATGCATGTTATTGCTGCAAAGGCAGTTGCCTTTAAGGAAGCTATGTCACCAGAGTTTAAGGAATATCAGGCGCAAATCGTAAAAAATGCTGCCAAGTTAGCTGAAAAGCTTAAAGCTAGAGGTTTTCATATGGTTTCCGGTGGGACAGACAATCACCTTATGCTTTTAAACCTTACAAATAAAGGATTGACTGGAAAGGTTGCAGAGAAGGTTTTAGACGAGGTAGGAATTACCGTAAATAAAAACACTGTACCTTTCGAAACACTCAGTCCATTTGGGACAAGCGGTATCCGAATCGGAACCCCTGCGGCAACTACAAGGGGAATGAAGGAAAGCGAAATGGAAATTACTGCGGAAATAATTGCTGATACCCTAGAAAACCATGAAAATGCTGAAGT encodes:
- a CDS encoding aminotransferase class I/II-fold pyridoxal phosphate-dependent enzyme, with the protein product HKTLRGPRGGMILCKQEFAQKIDKAIFPGIQGGPLMHVIAAKAVAFKEAMSPEFKEYQAQIVKNAAKLAEKLKARGFHMVSGGTDNHLMLLNLTNKGLTGKVAEKVLDEVGITVNKNTVPFETLSPFGTSGIRIGTPAATTRGMKESEMEITAEIIADTLENHENAEV